The DNA window AAAAAACTTAACGTTGTAATTGACTATAACTACACTTAGTTTCAAACTAAAAAAATTTATCGTAAAAGTATAGAAAAAAAGCAAAACAATTAACGTTCTAAAACCAGAAAATATTTTACAAACCAATTTAAATTTATTATTTCAATTGCAAGAGTTAAAAAAATTATCTATGTTTGACCGAGAAATTTAAATTTATAAACTATGAATAAACACTATTTTTTGCTAATTATGTTATTTTCAGCTTTGTTTTTAACCCATTGCAAATTAGAGAAAAAAGGAGAAATTATGAGTAAAAAAGCATTGTCTGAACAAATTATACAACAAACGATTGATACGTTGTCGGCATATTGTGGAAACGATAAAAATAGGTTGTCGTTGATTGAAAAAGGAGTTAAACAAGCAGCTGCCTTGTGGGATACTACTGATGGAAATGATGCTGTTTTTTTTGATTTTTGCAAAAACAATTATGCAAAAGACGACTTTGCGAGAAAAGTTTTATTCGAAAAAATTTCACACAATCTCGAAGTTTTGTATGGCAATTTTAATCGAATTACCATTGAATTATTAAAGCCTTTACATTTATCGGGGCATGATATTCAGCCAATTGATGAAATGTTTGGGTCTTATAACGTAGGCGCTCACCTGACCGACGATTTATTTGCTAACAAAGTAGCTTTTATTACCATACTCAACTTTCCAAATTTTACACTTAAAGAAAAAAATGAATTAGGACAACAATGGTCAAGACTCGAATGGGCTTATGCAAGATTAGGCGATGTCTTTACAAGTCGTGTGCCTTCGCATATATTACAACATATGAACAATGTGCTTACCAAAGCCGATACATATATTAGCGAATATAATATATACATGGGTAAGGTAATTGATAATAACAAACAGCATCTTTTTACACCAGATATGAAACTAATTACTCATTGGGGACTACGCGACGAACTAAAGTCGAATTATGCCGATAAAGAAAAGGGATTAAATAAACAAAAAATAATTTATGAAATAATGAAACACATTGTTTATCAAGATATCCCTCAAGAAGTTATAAATAACGATCAATATGATTGGAATCCTTTCGAAAATAAAATATACGCTGGAAATACAATGATTAATTCAAAAGCAGAACCAAATACTCGTTATGAACATTTGCTAAATATATTCCATGCTATGCAAATGATCGATCCTTATAGTCCACAATATCCTACCTATATTCAACGAAAATTTGAAGGTGAAATGGAAATGCCACAAGAAGAAGTCGAACAATTATTTATTAATTTTATTACATCGCCACAAATAAAACAAGTAGCCGAACTCATTTCAAAACGTCTAGGACGCTCGTTAGAGCCATTCGATATCTGGTACGATGGATTTAAATCGCGTAGTGCCATTTCAGAAGATATTTTAACCGAAAAAACTCGCAAACTATTTCCTAATACAACCGCTGTACAAAATTACCTGCCTACTATTTTAACTAAATTAGGCTTTGACAAAAACAAAGCACAAGAAATAGTTTCGCATATAACTGTTGATGCTTCTAGGGGAGCAGGCCATGCATGGGGAAGTGAAATGAGAGGCGATAATGCACGCTTACGAACTCGTATTGGCGAAAAAGGGATGGATTACAAAGGATATAATATTGCAGTTCATGAATTTGGTCATAATGTTGAACAAACTTTGTCGTTGTACGATGTCGATTATTACATGTTAAAAGGGATACCCAATACAGCATTTACAGAAGCTTTAGCATTTATTTTCCAAAAACGCGATTTAGATTTATTAGATATGAAAGACAATAGCCAAGAAAAATTTTCAATGATGACCTTAGATAATGTCTGGGCTTGTTACGAAATTATGGGTGTCTCGTTAGTAGATATGAATGTTTGGAAATGGTTGTATGCTCATCCTAATGCTACAAAAGAAGATTTAAAAAATCAAGTAATAACAATAGCAAAAGACATATGGAATAAATATTATGCACCCATTTTTGGCAAGAAAGATGAACCCATATTAGCTATATATTCTCATATGATTGATGCTCCTTTATATTTATCGGCCTATCCAATTGGGCATGTTATCGATTTTCAGATAGAATCATACATTAAAGATAAATCGTTTGCAAAAGAAATAACACGCATTTATACGCAAGGACGATTAACTCCCGATATTTGGATGAAAAAAGCGGTTGGACAACCCATATCAACAGACCCAATGTTAAAAGCTGCTGACGAAGCTTTAAAAATTATTAAATAACCATAATGCAATTGTTTTTCTTGCTCAAATTTATTTTATTTGTATTAACAGTAATGGTCTGCGTTAGCTTGTTTTCAATATTTTAAAAATATGATCAAATATAGTGTTTTTCTATTCCTGTCTTTTACAATGGTGTTGACTGCATGTACTCAAAACATTACCGTAAGTATTGATGCTATAGAAACCAAAGATAATATTGCATACCTCAAAGGGTCTGATCTACCTTTTACAGGAAAAGCAATGGCTTATTTTCCAGATGGGAAACCATCATTAGAGATAAGTTATGTTAATGGGAAAGAGACCGGTATAAGTAGAATATGGTATGCCAATGGAAATTTGCGAACTGAAAGCGAAATGTTTGAAGGAAAAATTCATGGTAAATACATTGAATACTATGAAAATGGTAAAATAGCAGCTGAAGTTACTTACGATAACGACTATATGAATGGACCTTGTACACGCTATTACGAAAATGGAAAGATAAAAGAACAAGGACAATATGAACATTGTAGAGAACACGGATGGTGGATTTATTATTTTGAGAATGGTCAAAAGCAAGCAGAGGGAGAATATGATCGTGCAAATAAAGTTGGAGAATGGAAAGAGTGGGATGAAAAAGGTCAACTAAAAACTCCAAACTCTGAAAAGTCAATAGGTCCAAAATCTTAATCATAGATACGCTTACTTAA is part of the Bacteroidales bacterium genome and encodes:
- a CDS encoding toxin-antitoxin system YwqK family antitoxin, with the protein product MIKYSVFLFLSFTMVLTACTQNITVSIDAIETKDNIAYLKGSDLPFTGKAMAYFPDGKPSLEISYVNGKETGISRIWYANGNLRTESEMFEGKIHGKYIEYYENGKIAAEVTYDNDYMNGPCTRYYENGKIKEQGQYEHCREHGWWIYYFENGQKQAEGEYDRANKVGEWKEWDEKGQLKTPNSEKSIGPKS